The following coding sequences lie in one Alicyclobacillus curvatus genomic window:
- a CDS encoding (2Fe-2S)-binding protein: MAASYRLETAKDVRQGREVRFYFNGQTLTGYENEPIAAALIANGITAIRIDEKTGQPRGIYCGIGHCYECRAEVDGKSSVRTCLTPVREGTTIITTTSISDCEERTDES; encoded by the coding sequence CTGGCTGCAAGTTACCGCCTAGAGACAGCGAAGGATGTTCGACAAGGTCGCGAGGTCAGGTTCTATTTTAATGGACAGACACTGACCGGTTATGAAAACGAGCCGATTGCTGCCGCACTCATCGCGAACGGCATCACTGCCATCCGAATTGATGAAAAGACAGGTCAACCTCGGGGAATCTATTGCGGCATTGGACACTGTTACGAATGCCGAGCTGAAGTGGACGGGAAATCGAGCGTTCGCACCTGCCTAACCCCCGTGCGTGAGGGAACTACAATCATTACCACAACATCCATATCTGATTGTGAGGAACGTACCGATGAAAGTTGA